Proteins from a single region of Phycisphaeraceae bacterium D3-23:
- a CDS encoding VWA domain-containing protein gives MVLLALWLAWAGLGILSDREEQPKSVTKQAIALGVMIALAAAVWFGFGLTDILDFDRPILLLFGLAAVPFFALGAWSLQQLEPPRRWSAVYIRLLLLFMAVILLAGFRTVQRHDELTVVALIDTSESVQRFARAPGGATDESGQPLTVRDWAQRHILAAAQGGRQGDAFGAQVFDGRPTVIGAPSRGAPSFPDAVVEQPYEGTNAQRAIESGMASKQSADSALRLLLASDGNFTDGNVMEAARAAAAANIPIDVLPLEYSIENEVMVEGVYVPSEAREGQTVPIEVVLRGTAPVAGYIQLRHRVGSTNQLVDLNGPDTPGTGRLIPAGRWQRVNRDAEDGGDTGFGDYILRTYVDRPMYEAGVHRYEVIFEPALTDGSVNTVVANDKAEAFTLVAGRGAVLVVDGVGGTPGDILPSAIASHGVVVRTVPPEGMPRRLTDMQGYDAIILQNVPAEAVPPFVQQNLARYVHDFGGGFLMVGGPDSFGPGGWTNTDIDKYILPVACQIPSQVQLPSGALVLVIDRSGSMFGNVGGAGLSQQNVASEAAVLALSTLYPQDLVGVVAFDSSAHWLVKLGMNSNPSDTAQRVRSMQPGGGTDINSGVQAAVAALSNINTADAAVKHIIVITDGHGNMPNMLTLGATLAQQNITISTVGVGDGHDAGNLYNLATTGNGQFYPVNDPNNLPQVFIKEARLIRKNLIRELLFTPGLRSTGSPIMTGVSAVPPLQGFVLTGHKDDPRIFTPLIGPEGEPIFAHHQVGLGRAAAFTSDANNRWGADWLDWGGYADFWGRTIRQISRPPASLEADLSTRVDGDTLVLQLDAAGDLEFDAPAGGQGASFGNDLDVRGAITRPDGSVSTVRLAQVGPGLYEARIPAHEAGSYIADLVMTGRDGSRRRVIGGTSNQAGGELRTFTSNRAVLQEIADLTGGRMLDPVDPATAMLFDRDPAHPFESVSTRPLGTRQLMPFLLLLLLLDVACRRIAWDAREIGEWAKGRLNTIAGTMSTRKVEGGNTMAALKAKHAATSAELDQAEPAASTPLGSLASRVKQNAQQTQDGKPAKQPKQKPASSRTRKFVASEEDLAKAGTDFTSAVGGAKEGVEAKPIVSAAQRKSEKDQGPTTSRLLDAKRRAQEKLNDKEEK, from the coding sequence ATGGTGCTGCTCGCGCTCTGGCTCGCGTGGGCGGGCCTCGGCATCCTTTCCGACCGCGAAGAACAGCCCAAGTCAGTCACCAAACAGGCCATCGCACTGGGCGTCATGATCGCACTCGCAGCGGCCGTCTGGTTCGGCTTCGGGCTCACCGACATCCTCGACTTCGACCGGCCGATCCTCCTGCTCTTCGGGCTCGCGGCGGTCCCGTTCTTCGCGCTGGGCGCATGGTCGCTCCAGCAGCTCGAGCCCCCGCGCCGGTGGTCGGCGGTGTACATCCGGCTGCTCCTCTTGTTCATGGCCGTGATCCTGCTCGCGGGGTTTCGTACGGTGCAGCGGCACGACGAGCTCACCGTCGTCGCGCTCATCGACACGAGCGAGTCGGTCCAGCGATTCGCCCGCGCGCCCGGCGGCGCGACCGACGAGTCGGGCCAGCCCCTCACCGTCCGCGACTGGGCCCAGCGCCACATCCTCGCCGCCGCGCAGGGCGGCCGGCAGGGCGACGCCTTTGGCGCCCAGGTCTTCGACGGCCGGCCGACCGTCATCGGTGCGCCCAGCCGGGGCGCGCCGTCCTTCCCCGACGCCGTGGTCGAGCAGCCCTACGAGGGCACCAACGCACAACGCGCGATCGAGTCGGGCATGGCCTCCAAGCAGAGCGCCGACTCGGCGCTCCGCCTGCTGCTCGCCAGCGACGGCAACTTCACCGACGGCAACGTGATGGAGGCCGCCCGCGCCGCCGCCGCCGCGAACATCCCGATCGACGTGCTGCCCCTCGAGTACAGCATCGAGAACGAGGTCATGGTCGAGGGCGTCTACGTGCCCAGCGAAGCACGCGAGGGCCAGACCGTGCCGATCGAGGTCGTGCTGCGCGGCACCGCGCCCGTCGCCGGTTACATCCAGCTGCGCCACCGCGTGGGCTCGACGAATCAGCTGGTCGATCTCAACGGCCCCGACACGCCGGGCACGGGCCGGCTCATCCCCGCCGGGCGCTGGCAGCGCGTCAACCGCGACGCCGAGGACGGCGGGGACACCGGCTTTGGCGACTACATCCTGCGGACCTACGTCGACCGCCCGATGTACGAGGCCGGCGTCCACCGCTATGAAGTCATCTTCGAGCCGGCCCTGACCGACGGCTCGGTCAATACCGTCGTCGCCAACGACAAGGCCGAGGCCTTCACCCTCGTCGCCGGCCGCGGCGCAGTGCTTGTCGTCGACGGCGTCGGCGGCACGCCCGGCGACATCCTGCCCAGCGCGATCGCGTCCCACGGCGTCGTCGTCCGCACCGTCCCGCCCGAGGGCATGCCCCGCCGGCTCACCGACATGCAGGGCTACGACGCGATCATCCTCCAGAACGTCCCCGCCGAGGCCGTCCCCCCCTTCGTCCAGCAGAACCTCGCGCGCTACGTCCACGACTTCGGCGGCGGCTTCCTCATGGTCGGCGGGCCCGACTCGTTTGGCCCGGGCGGCTGGACCAACACCGACATCGACAAGTACATCCTCCCCGTCGCCTGCCAGATCCCCAGCCAGGTCCAGCTCCCGTCGGGCGCGCTCGTCCTCGTCATCGACCGCTCGGGCTCCATGTTCGGCAATGTCGGCGGCGCCGGGCTCTCGCAGCAGAACGTCGCGTCCGAGGCCGCCGTGCTCGCGCTCTCTACGCTATATCCGCAGGACCTCGTCGGCGTCGTCGCCTTCGACAGCAGTGCGCACTGGCTGGTCAAGCTCGGCATGAACTCCAACCCCAGCGACACCGCGCAGCGCGTCCGATCCATGCAGCCCGGCGGCGGTACCGACATCAACTCGGGTGTCCAGGCCGCCGTCGCCGCGCTCAGCAACATCAACACCGCCGACGCCGCCGTCAAACACATCATCGTCATCACCGACGGCCACGGGAACATGCCCAATATGCTCACGCTCGGCGCGACACTCGCCCAGCAGAACATCACCATCTCCACCGTCGGCGTCGGCGACGGCCACGACGCGGGCAACCTCTACAACCTCGCAACGACCGGCAACGGGCAGTTCTACCCCGTCAACGACCCCAACAACCTCCCCCAGGTCTTCATCAAAGAAGCCCGCCTCATCCGCAAAAACCTCATCCGCGAGCTGCTCTTCACCCCCGGGCTCCGAAGCACCGGCTCGCCCATCATGACCGGCGTCAGCGCCGTCCCCCCACTGCAGGGCTTCGTCCTCACCGGCCATAAAGACGACCCACGTATCTTCACGCCGCTCATCGGCCCCGAGGGCGAACCGATCTTCGCCCACCACCAGGTCGGGCTGGGCCGCGCGGCCGCGTTCACCTCCGACGCCAACAACCGCTGGGGCGCGGACTGGCTCGACTGGGGCGGATACGCCGACTTCTGGGGACGCACCATCCGCCAGATCTCGCGCCCGCCCGCCTCGCTCGAAGCCGACCTCTCGACCCGTGTCGACGGCGATACCCTCGTCCTCCAGCTCGACGCCGCGGGCGACCTCGAGTTCGACGCGCCCGCCGGCGGACAGGGCGCATCCTTCGGCAACGACCTCGACGTCCGCGGCGCGATCACCCGGCCTGACGGCTCGGTCAGCACCGTCCGACTCGCCCAAGTCGGCCCCGGGCTCTACGAGGCACGCATCCCCGCGCACGAGGCCGGCAGCTACATCGCCGACCTCGTCATGACCGGCCGCGACGGCAGCAGACGCCGCGTCATCGGCGGCACCAGCAACCAGGCCGGCGGCGAGCTGCGCACCTTCACCTCCAACCGGGCCGTGCTCCAGGAAATCGCCGACCTCACCGGCGGGCGCATGCTCGACCCCGTCGACCCCGCCACCGCGATGCTCTTCGACCGCGACCCCGCCCACCCCTTCGAGTCCGTCTCGACAAGGCCGCTGGGTACGCGACAACTGATGCCGTTCCTGCTGCTCCTCCTGCTGTTGGATGTCGCCTGCCGACGCATCGCCTGGGACGCCCGCGAGATCGGCGAATGGGCCAAGGGCCGGCTCAACACGATCGCCGGCACGATGTCCACCCGCAAAGTCGAAGGCGGCAACACCATGGCCGCGCTCAAAGCCAAGCACGCCGCGACCAGCGCCGAACTCGACCAGGCCGAGCCCGCGGCGAGCACACCGCTGGGATCGCTCGCCTCCCGCGTCAAACAAAACGCGCAGCAGACACAAGACGGCAAGCCCGCCAAGCAGCCCAAGCAAAAACCTGCCAGCTCGCGCACAAGAAAGTTCGTCGCCAGCGAAGAAGACCTCGCCAAGGCCGGCACCGACTTCACATCAGCCGTCGGCGGTGCCAAAGAAGGCGTCGAAGCCAAGCCCATCGTGAGCGCCGCCCAACGCAAGAGTGAAAAAGACCAGGGCCCAACGACCTCCCGCCTCCTCGACGCCAAACGCCGAGCGCAGGAAAAACTGAACGACAAGGAAGAGAAGTAA
- a CDS encoding nucleotidyltransferase family protein → MIAKGYSSFVMAMDRVEKRLRQVSAALDEAGIPYAIVGGNAVAAWVARIDPAATRATKDVDILVRREDDPRIAEVMAGLGFRREDLRRLVLFIDPEEPSKRSGVHLVWADTLIRPSYVCPSPSTDEGVRDPEGFTILDLPALVRMKLTSFRDIDRVHIADLIEVGLVSDAVRDALPAELRARLDEIASRDDD, encoded by the coding sequence ATGATCGCGAAGGGCTACTCGAGTTTTGTCATGGCGATGGACCGCGTCGAGAAACGGCTGCGTCAGGTATCGGCGGCGCTCGACGAGGCGGGCATCCCTTACGCCATCGTCGGTGGCAATGCCGTGGCCGCATGGGTCGCGCGCATCGACCCCGCCGCGACGCGCGCGACCAAAGACGTGGACATCCTCGTCCGCCGAGAGGACGACCCGCGCATCGCCGAGGTCATGGCCGGGCTCGGGTTCCGGCGCGAAGACCTGCGTCGGCTGGTCTTGTTTATCGACCCCGAAGAGCCCAGCAAGCGGTCGGGCGTCCACCTCGTCTGGGCCGACACGCTCATCCGGCCGTCGTACGTCTGCCCGTCACCCTCGACGGATGAAGGCGTACGCGACCCCGAGGGCTTTACGATCCTCGACCTGCCGGCACTGGTGCGCATGAAGCTGACCTCGTTCCGCGATATCGACCGGGTCCACATCGCCGACCTGATCGAAGTCGGGCTCGTGAGCGATGCGGTCCGCGACGCGCTCCCCGCCGAGCTGCGTGCCCGCCTCGACGAGATCGCCAGCCGAGACGATGATTAG
- a CDS encoding ABC transporter ATP-binding protein — protein MLTHVDKSDREQKQRPLSMAIIRRLWGYTAPHARTRNWLIVLVILRGAQLPALAWCLGAVLNGPVLAQDMRGVWLGALGFLGLALSTAAVFHFRMKLALGLGEAVVQDLRAQVFDHLQDMSMSFYDKTKLGRIISRITSDAEAVRLGVQNVVFVSMVQVGMMIVSAAIMLWYDPPLFLVVLAMGPLLWWVSKFFRDRLSVMYRATQESYSRVTATLAESINGIRVTQGFVRQDVNAELFGGLVEDHAEYHVKSSKLQAVFLPFLELNSQFFMAILLALGGVQVLRAQFFAGWAGGSPQELFGALVVFALLMPQFFNPIATIGRQYNDALTAMAGAERVFGLLDTEPERLDDEGAIELPRIDGRVELEDVTFAYVEGKPVLHGISFVAEPGQTVALVGHTGSGKTSIISLIAKFYLPTSGRVLIDGYDTRKVTGDSLARQLGIVLQSNYLFSGNVMDNIRIGRPDATDDEVVEAARGLGCLDIFESLSDGMMTDVGEKGGSLSLGQRQLVCFCRAMLADPRVLILDEATSAVDTMTEQRVQDALTKLLAGRTSFVVAHRLSTIRHAGVVLVLEAGKIVERGSHNELLEAGGRYAHLYRQFIRASEA, from the coding sequence GTGCTGACGCATGTCGATAAGTCCGACCGCGAGCAGAAGCAGCGGCCACTCAGCATGGCGATCATCCGTCGGCTGTGGGGGTACACGGCGCCGCACGCCCGGACGCGGAACTGGCTGATCGTGCTCGTTATCCTGCGCGGGGCCCAGCTCCCGGCATTGGCGTGGTGCCTGGGCGCGGTGCTCAACGGGCCCGTGCTCGCGCAGGACATGCGCGGGGTCTGGCTGGGGGCGCTGGGGTTCTTGGGGCTCGCGCTGTCCACGGCCGCGGTGTTCCACTTCCGCATGAAGCTCGCGCTCGGGCTGGGCGAGGCGGTCGTGCAGGACCTGCGGGCGCAGGTATTCGACCACCTGCAGGACATGTCGATGTCGTTTTATGACAAGACGAAGCTGGGCCGCATCATCTCGCGGATCACCTCCGATGCGGAGGCGGTCCGGCTTGGGGTGCAGAACGTCGTGTTCGTGTCGATGGTGCAGGTGGGGATGATGATCGTCTCGGCCGCGATCATGCTGTGGTACGACCCGCCGCTGTTTCTGGTGGTGCTCGCGATGGGGCCGCTCCTGTGGTGGGTGAGCAAGTTCTTCCGGGATCGCTTGAGCGTGATGTACCGCGCGACGCAGGAGAGCTACAGCCGGGTGACGGCGACGCTGGCGGAGTCGATCAACGGCATCCGCGTGACGCAGGGGTTTGTGCGGCAGGATGTCAACGCGGAGCTCTTCGGCGGGCTGGTGGAGGACCACGCCGAGTACCACGTGAAGTCGTCGAAGCTGCAGGCGGTGTTCCTGCCGTTCCTGGAACTCAACAGCCAGTTCTTCATGGCGATCCTGCTTGCGCTGGGCGGGGTGCAGGTGTTGCGGGCGCAGTTCTTCGCGGGCTGGGCGGGCGGCTCGCCGCAGGAGTTGTTTGGGGCGCTCGTGGTGTTTGCGCTATTGATGCCGCAGTTCTTCAACCCGATCGCGACGATCGGCCGGCAGTACAACGACGCGCTCACGGCGATGGCCGGGGCCGAGCGCGTGTTCGGGCTGCTCGATACCGAGCCCGAGCGTCTGGATGATGAAGGCGCGATCGAGCTGCCGCGCATCGACGGCCGGGTGGAGTTGGAGGATGTGACGTTCGCGTACGTGGAAGGCAAGCCCGTGCTGCACGGCATCTCGTTTGTCGCCGAGCCCGGGCAGACGGTCGCGCTCGTGGGCCACACGGGCAGCGGCAAGACGTCGATTATCTCGCTGATCGCGAAGTTCTACCTGCCCACGAGCGGGCGGGTGCTGATCGACGGCTACGACACGCGGAAGGTGACGGGCGATTCGCTCGCGCGGCAGCTCGGGATCGTGCTCCAGAGCAACTACCTGTTCTCGGGCAACGTGATGGACAACATCCGCATCGGCCGACCTGATGCGACGGATGATGAAGTCGTCGAAGCGGCGCGGGGGCTTGGCTGTCTCGATATCTTCGAGTCGCTGTCGGACGGCATGATGACGGACGTGGGCGAGAAGGGCGGGAGCTTGTCGCTGGGGCAAAGGCAGCTCGTTTGTTTCTGCCGCGCGATGCTGGCGGACCCGCGGGTGCTGATCCTGGACGAGGCGACCAGCGCGGTGGACACGATGACCGAGCAGCGGGTGCAGGATGCGCTGACGAAGCTGCTGGCGGGGCGGACGAGTTTTGTCGTTGCGCACCGCTTGAGCACGATCCGCCACGCGGGGGTGGTGCTGGTGCTGGAGGCGGGGAAGATCGTCGAACGCGGCAGCCATAACGAACTGCTTGAGGCGGGCGGGCGCTATGCGCACCTGTACCGGCAGTTTATTCGCGCGAGCGAGGCGTAG
- a CDS encoding GxxExxY protein: protein MFDLDPKTEDLARRVIGAAIEVHRTLGPGFLEKVYQRSLSVELDHEGIEHRVESPVKILYRGVDVGDGRADILITDHLIVELKTVEAIADIHRAQVLPYLKATGLRLGLLMNFNTTVLKDGIQRIIH from the coding sequence ATGTTTGATTTAGACCCGAAGACCGAAGATTTGGCGCGACGCGTGATTGGCGCTGCGATCGAGGTGCACCGAACACTCGGTCCTGGGTTTCTGGAGAAGGTCTATCAGCGTTCGTTGTCGGTGGAACTGGATCACGAGGGGATCGAGCACCGTGTTGAGTCCCCCGTCAAGATCCTGTATCGAGGTGTTGATGTTGGGGATGGGCGGGCCGACATCCTCATCACCGACCACCTCATTGTTGAATTGAAAACCGTAGAGGCGATTGCGGACATCCATCGTGCCCAGGTGCTTCCCTATCTAAAAGCAACGGGCCTACGGCTCGGTCTATTGATGAACTTCAACACGACTGTTCTCAAAGACGGAATCCAACGCATTATCCACTAG
- a CDS encoding ABC transporter ATP-binding protein — MADDTPAQSATANASPEPEQASTAALILRLVRLSWVYKRGVLTIILLQMGLLALALSGLGLIGLGLDVMGEAIGMGSKTPRWPLGFEPPASWSPMQRVLIIALAVFVIASVRFALDRQSWISKAVLVRDIVVDLRKEVYDKMQRLSFRFFDANESGSIINRVTGDVQAVRRFIDGVMIEVVMLVISLAFFLGYMLSIHVKLTLACLATTPVLWVLTTMFSKIVRPAYRKNRELFDKAVLVLSENAQGVHVVKGFALQAREREKFKRANDEVADQHRWVFGRVALFVPTVGIITSINLLVLLVYGGYLYIHDPAFSFGSGLFVFAGLLQQFSSQVGNLAQIANAVQRSMTGAQRVFEVLDEEVEITNADDAKPLGRAEGRVAFEGVGFGYSEEAEALADVSLEVMPGETIAILGATGSGKSTLLSLIPRFYDPQQGRVLIDGIDLRDYDLDDLRRNVGIVFQETFLFSNTVRFNVAFGHPEATDEQVEQAATIAQAHGFVMDELDEGYDTVLTEGGNGLSGGQRQRLAIARAILLDPPILLMDDPTAAIDPETEHLIMQAMDRAMQNRTTFIVAHRFSTLKRADRVVVMEDGRITEVGTHDELMETSDHYRSAAEVQMADEESRRLLGIGD; from the coding sequence TTGGCCGACGATACCCCCGCACAATCCGCGACCGCAAATGCCAGCCCGGAGCCCGAACAGGCCTCGACCGCGGCGCTCATCCTGCGCCTCGTCAGACTCAGCTGGGTGTACAAACGCGGCGTCCTCACCATCATCCTCCTGCAGATGGGGCTCCTCGCCCTCGCGCTCAGCGGGCTGGGGCTCATCGGCCTCGGGCTCGACGTCATGGGCGAGGCCATCGGCATGGGCAGCAAGACCCCGCGCTGGCCTTTGGGCTTCGAGCCGCCCGCGTCCTGGTCGCCGATGCAGCGCGTGCTCATCATCGCGCTCGCCGTGTTCGTGATCGCCTCGGTCCGCTTCGCGCTGGATCGGCAGTCGTGGATCAGCAAGGCCGTGCTCGTCCGCGACATCGTCGTCGACCTGCGCAAAGAGGTCTACGACAAGATGCAGCGGCTGAGCTTCCGCTTCTTCGACGCCAACGAGTCGGGCTCGATCATCAACCGCGTCACGGGTGATGTCCAGGCGGTCCGCCGGTTTATCGACGGCGTGATGATCGAGGTCGTCATGCTCGTCATCTCGCTCGCGTTTTTCCTGGGCTACATGCTGAGCATCCACGTCAAGCTCACGCTCGCCTGCCTCGCGACGACGCCCGTGCTCTGGGTATTGACCACGATGTTCTCGAAGATCGTCCGCCCCGCCTACCGCAAGAACCGCGAGCTGTTCGACAAGGCGGTGCTCGTCCTTTCTGAAAACGCGCAGGGCGTCCACGTCGTCAAGGGCTTCGCGCTGCAAGCACGCGAGCGCGAAAAGTTCAAGCGCGCCAACGACGAGGTCGCGGACCAGCACCGCTGGGTGTTTGGGCGGGTCGCGCTGTTCGTCCCGACGGTCGGCATCATCACGTCGATCAATCTGCTTGTGCTGCTGGTCTACGGCGGGTACCTCTACATCCACGACCCGGCGTTCTCGTTCGGCTCGGGGCTGTTCGTGTTTGCCGGGCTTTTGCAGCAGTTTTCGAGCCAGGTCGGCAACCTCGCCCAGATCGCCAACGCGGTGCAGCGGTCGATGACCGGCGCGCAGCGCGTGTTCGAGGTGCTTGATGAAGAGGTCGAGATCACGAATGCTGACGATGCGAAACCGCTTGGCCGGGCCGAGGGGCGTGTCGCGTTTGAGGGCGTCGGGTTTGGCTACAGCGAAGAGGCCGAGGCGCTGGCGGACGTGTCGCTTGAGGTGATGCCCGGCGAGACGATCGCGATCCTCGGCGCGACGGGCTCGGGGAAGAGCACGCTGCTGTCGCTGATCCCCAGGTTCTACGACCCGCAGCAGGGCCGGGTGCTGATCGACGGTATCGACCTCCGCGACTACGACCTCGACGACCTACGCCGAAACGTCGGCATCGTGTTCCAGGAGACCTTCCTGTTCTCCAATACCGTGCGGTTCAATGTCGCGTTTGGCCACCCCGAGGCGACGGACGAGCAGGTCGAGCAGGCGGCGACCATCGCGCAGGCGCACGGCTTCGTGATGGACGAGCTGGATGAAGGTTACGACACCGTCTTGACCGAGGGCGGCAACGGGCTCTCGGGCGGGCAGCGTCAACGCCTCGCGATCGCGCGGGCGATTCTGCTCGACCCGCCGATCCTCTTGATGGACGACCCGACGGCCGCGATCGACCCGGAGACCGAGCACCTCATCATGCAGGCGATGGACCGCGCGATGCAGAACCGCACGACGTTTATCGTCGCGCACCGCTTCTCGACATTGAAGCGCGCCGACCGCGTGGTCGTGATGGAGGACGGCCGCATCACCGAGGTCGGCACGCACGACGAGCTGATGGAGACGAGCGACCACTACCGAAGCGCGGCCGAGGTCCAGATGGCGGACGAGGAGTCGCGGCGTTTGTTGGGGATCGGGGACTAA
- a CDS encoding endonuclease/exonuclease/phosphatase family protein, with amino-acid sequence MPTPKPRSASNLLIGLTVSAGVVFLAVLNTMSLFAAFDWQWDLLTHFRFQYLAAFGVTLPGLWLLKWKKMAAVACVGLLFNAWFVVPLYLPNAEARRAAELRADADAPAITLLHFNVHTANPRKQDVAAYIRSSGADIVFLQEINRVWVDAMENDLAGYEPVLLDPRSDNFGIGIWVRTGSGVEVVSTRLTDLSAGSAQVDAIDTVVRFSGCDIRLVSLHTLPPVNGVYAEARDAQLVGAAGIANDTAGPFVLIGDLNATPWSASYRAMVRDGGLSDSLSSRGGFKGRGASWPAGLLSLGMIPIDHCLTRGGAVVVERTLGDATGSDHRPLFVEIRLAE; translated from the coding sequence GTGCCCACCCCCAAACCGCGCAGCGCCTCCAACCTCCTCATCGGCCTCACCGTCTCGGCGGGCGTCGTCTTCCTGGCCGTACTCAACACCATGTCGCTGTTCGCGGCGTTCGACTGGCAGTGGGATCTGTTGACGCACTTCCGGTTCCAGTATCTCGCGGCGTTCGGCGTGACGCTGCCGGGGCTCTGGCTACTCAAGTGGAAGAAGATGGCGGCGGTGGCGTGTGTCGGGCTGTTGTTTAATGCGTGGTTCGTCGTGCCGCTGTACCTGCCCAACGCCGAGGCCCGCCGCGCGGCCGAGCTGCGCGCGGACGCCGACGCCCCGGCCATTACGCTCCTGCACTTCAACGTCCACACCGCCAACCCGCGTAAGCAGGACGTCGCCGCGTACATCCGCAGCAGCGGGGCGGACATCGTGTTCCTGCAGGAGATCAACCGGGTGTGGGTCGATGCGATGGAGAACGACCTCGCGGGCTACGAGCCGGTGCTGCTCGACCCGCGCAGCGACAACTTCGGCATCGGTATATGGGTGCGCACCGGCAGCGGGGTCGAGGTTGTATCGACGCGCCTTACCGACCTCTCCGCCGGCAGTGCACAGGTCGACGCGATCGACACCGTCGTCCGGTTTAGTGGCTGCGACATCCGGCTGGTTTCGCTGCACACGCTGCCGCCGGTGAATGGGGTCTACGCGGAAGCGCGTGATGCACAGCTCGTCGGCGCGGCGGGGATCGCCAACGATACCGCCGGTCCGTTCGTCCTGATCGGCGACCTCAACGCGACGCCGTGGTCGGCGAGCTACCGCGCAATGGTGCGCGACGGCGGGCTGTCGGATTCACTCAGCAGCCGGGGCGGGTTCAAGGGGCGCGGCGCGAGTTGGCCGGCCGGTCTGCTGTCGCTGGGCATGATCCCGATCGACCACTGCCTGACCCGCGGCGGCGCGGTGGTCGTCGAACGCACCCTCGGCGACGCGACCGGGTCGGACCATCGGCCGCTTTTTGTGGAGATTCGGTTGGCGGAGTAG
- a CDS encoding TIGR00730 family Rossman fold protein, which produces MKSICVYCSSSDNIDPAFRAPAKRLGQLIAEHGDRLVYGGGSVGLMGDCARAVHAHGGTVVGVIPESLTLAEVAYHEADELIVTQTMRERKQIMDDRADAFIVLPGGFGTLEELAEILVLKILGYTDRPLIVVNPDGFYDPLHVLFQHFIEHGFAKPKHLELVRFVEEVDAVYGVIGGK; this is translated from the coding sequence ATGAAATCCATCTGCGTCTACTGCTCGTCGTCGGACAACATCGACCCCGCGTTCCGCGCGCCCGCGAAACGGCTGGGGCAGCTCATCGCCGAGCACGGCGACCGGCTCGTCTACGGCGGGGGCAGCGTGGGGCTCATGGGCGACTGTGCCCGGGCCGTCCACGCCCACGGCGGGACGGTCGTGGGCGTCATCCCCGAGTCGCTCACGCTGGCCGAGGTCGCCTACCACGAAGCCGACGAGCTGATCGTCACGCAGACCATGCGCGAGCGCAAGCAGATCATGGACGACCGGGCCGACGCCTTCATCGTCCTGCCCGGCGGGTTCGGCACGCTCGAAGAACTGGCCGAGATCCTGGTCCTGAAAATCCTCGGCTACACCGACCGCCCGCTCATCGTCGTCAACCCCGACGGCTTCTACGACCCACTGCACGTCCTGTTCCAACACTTCATCGAGCACGGCTTCGCGAAACCCAAGCACCTGGAGCTGGTGCGGTTTGTGGAGGAAGTGGACGCGGTGTATGGGGTGATCGGGGGGAAGTAG